The stretch of DNA TTTCCGCCTACGCGGAAATTACACTATTGTTTATTTAATTGTTCATCACATACTTAATATTAGCTTAATTTTCTTGGGTTATTATTAACCCCAAATAATCTGAGATGTAGGCGTTATGTTCCCATTTACTGACATTGAAACTAGCTTATTGGGTAATTTGATCTCCGAGTTCAGGAAACGTCGACAGGAGATTCTTTCCAAAAATAGAATGGGTGAAATCAGCCTGGCTGACACGGATTTGAAAAAAGAATTTTCGCTGACTCAGATTAAGCTTATAAATCAAACTTTTGATTTCCTTACCGAGGTAGTCTTACCCAAGTTTGACAAAGGTGAGTCGCCCGGCATTTTCGCATTACGTAAATTGGGAAAACAAGCCGAAAAATTATTTAAGGATACTGAATACTTAAGCGCAAACCCTGATTATAATTTGTTGGGTAATATTTACGGTAATCTTGAATCCTTGCTAAGTTCTCAAAAATTCGATGAACAACACATAAGCCACCTTAAAGAGATATTAAAAAAGAATATCAAAGCTTCAACGCATAATTTTCTTACCCACTGGCAAAAAATACCTGATTTCAGTCTTGAACACTCTTTGAAACAAATAGATTCAGCTATTGATTCGTTTGATTTCTCAGCCTATTTTGTTAAGGGGCAGCTGGATGTCGGTTTATTGAAAGAGAACGGATCTTTTTATTGGCACCTCCACAATGCCTTAGGGATCAAGGGCAGCTATCAAATCAGAATTTATGATCCTGTTGTTTTCGAACTGTTTAATGAAATCAGCATAATGCTTGCAAAGTTTCCTCTAGTCCTGGATGAACTGGTGTCTTTCCTGAATCCAGAAGCATTCGCATTATTAATAGTCTCTCATACCCCCCGTTCGGAAGCTGAAAACAAAGAAGAAAATAAAGGCCAGTTTAGCTATGCGGCCATGGGTCAAACTATTCATGCCAATGATAAATATTTGAAATATCTTGGATTAGGCAAAGATGTAATCAACAGCGCACTTAATACTTACAAAAGCGCTCATGAGAAAAAGCTAAAGCAGCTTAATACAATTAAAGAAGCGCACGAGCTATTGGGTAGGATTGCACTTTCTATCACTGAGCTCAATGAGTATAAAATCCCGCAATTGCAGCAATCTACCCCCTCTGCAGAAAGCATAGAGATTTATGAAAGGGAGATTGTATTGCTTGCAGAACATCAGAAAATACTCGCTAATGCAAAATACTTACTTAATCAAAGCAAAAGTACTCTCGATGAAGATCCTGCATATTCTGAGCTGCATATGGAGATGAGGCAGTGTGAGGACCGCATAAAGGAACAGGAATCGATTGTATGTAAAAACAGCTCTGAACTTTTAAAATTGTTAGAGAAAGCTAAACTTAAAAAGTTAGCGGATGAGCGTTTAGCCAATGCCAGTGTTGATGATTTAATAGCAATATTTGAAGAAAACAAAAAGAAGATAGAGGCTGCTTCTTCCGAGAAAAATCAGACTGAGCGTTCTATATCTAAACTGCGTGATGAAGTTGCCGGCCTTTCAGTTCAGTATTATCAACTGATGAATAGACTGGGGCAAAAAGTGTACCCCTCCATCCTGGTAAATAGCCAGCCCCAGCAATCAGAAGTGGTTAAAGTCAACTTCCAGAATGTCTCTGATGCCAATAGAAAGTTTGAGCAGTGGAAAGGGGCTCTGAGTAAACAAGTAAATGAACGGGAAGAGATCATAAAATACAAAGAGACTCTGATCGCTGCCGTTATGCAATGCCTCAATAATAGTGGGAAGGGGGATTTCCCGCTTAGCGCTATTAACAAGCTGAATGTGTTAAATGTGAAAGGAGCAAAGTTATCCGGATTGGATTATTTTTTGTCCGTCATTGGTGACAAAACTTTTGAAGTGAATCGCCTGGGATTTGTTTCAACAAACTATCAGGTTGAGAAAAAGGAACAGCTATATGCTCTTATCGGTTCAAAAGAATTGGAATATGCCAAAGTCAGAGCGGAACAGCTTAAAATCAGCGCTTTGATTGAGGAAGGGGATAAAGAGATTCAGACGCTTAATGCGGTTAATCAATCTCTCAATGCATCTGGCGAAGAAGATCGTAGACTGACTTTAACTCTTGATGGCCAAAAGAAACAATTAGATGATTTAGAGCTAGAGCAACGCCCATTATCTTCTGTAATCGGTTTTTTTAATGCTGCCAAGAGTCTCGTTGAAAAAATGAATGGATTGATGGCTCTCAATGGTTTTCAGGAAAATGGCGTCAGCTTATATTTTGAAGATGTGATATCTTTGTTTGAGAAAATGGATGAGTTCAAAAAAACAATTTCTCCTCAATCCCCCTATCATAGAAATCTGCAGTCCATCGAAGCGCTAAAGGATGCAGCCGATCAGCAAGTGGAGACCTATTTCAAACTTGAGTTGAGCGAACAAAGTGATTTGCTTGCGCCTTTACTGGGCGAGCTTGGCAAAATAGAAGCTGTTATAAGCGGCCATTTGAATCTTGATGAACTCAATGAGCAGTTGAAACAATTCAATGATTTGAAATCCACATTAAATGGCTGTACTGGCCGCATAAGCTTTATTGCAAAACACAAACCAATCCTGGCTGAACAAGCCCTGGCGGACCTGAAAAATTTGACAGAGCAGTTTGAGCCAGTATCTTTGAGGCTCAATGAAATTGCTGACGCACTGCTGGCGAGTATGCATAAACAGCTCACTGCACAAACGAAAGAAGATTTATACCGACTGGATTTTGATGCGAATGATGAAGTCATTGAGAACTATAGAAACAAACAACATGTTCTGGATCTGCATAAAACTAACTTGTTCCAGTTTTCTCCTGATAGTCTTCAAGTATTCCAGGACCAGTTCAAGCAATTGAATCCCGAATTGATTGATGCGCATGAACAGATTGAAAGATTTCAACAGCACCAGCAAGCAATTGTCCCCGTTTTTGCCAGCAAAATGGCAGTCGCGGATACTATCCGTGAAAGACTAATACTTAGGAGCAAGATTTTTGCAGATTTTGACCTTGAGCTGCAGGAATACCTGTCCAAGCGAAACCAAAGACATCATACCAAGGATTTTTTCAATAGTGCCGATCAATCCAGCCGTACACTTTTTATTGAGTGTCTGGAAAAACAATTAGCTCAGTTTAAAGCGACAGGGGATAGCCAATCTCTTCTTGATTTAATCAACACCAGGGGTAAAGCTTACAGTGGTGTTCATTTCAAACCTTTGCTGAATCGTTTAACGCTTGCAGTTAAAGAATATCGCAAGCAGGTTCCTGCCACTTATGAAAAGCCATTTGTGTTTATACCCAGAGTTCTTGCGGACAGAGATGCGCTTTTAGGAAGGATTCGCGCGGTTAATGCTGATGCAGCCGAAAAAATTGATGTTCTTTATTCGTCCATAAATGCTATGGAGGCTTATTCCGAAAAGCTTGCAATAGACGATAAGGCAAAAGCGGAAACGGCGAGTACTCTGGCCTGTCAATTGAAACAGCGAGTTGATGAGTTTCTTATGGATAATGAATCAGTACTTACTGATTCTGGCAAGGTTGATGAACAGACGTATCGCGCTTTTGAAGATGATTTTCGTCTTCACTTGCATAGTCAGGACGATGCAATGAGCGAACGGCGAAATACGTGGCAACCATTGCTGGGAAATATATTTGTCTCCGTAATTTCAGCGGGGCTGGCATTAATTGCCAAACTAGCCTACAGCAAGATTAAAGATGGCTACGCCTCAGCTTTCTTCACGAATACATCCCGAATGGGCTTTGTGGAGAATATTGAGCGGAGTGTGAAAAGTATGGCTACAACGGCAAGCTGCGCATAGCTGTCATTTCCGCGCAGGAGGAAATCCAGCGGTGATTTGGCTGAAAGCTGCTATTCTGTAGTCTTTGCGAACGAAGTGAAGCAATCCAGATCAAGCTCTGGGAGGGTTATGCTTAATTGCTTCGCTGACGCTCGCAATGACGATCTTTTGCACATCTATTTTTATTTACGCCACAATACCGCGCGTGAATGATGCAGATTATGTGCGTCAGTTTGAGAGACCTCACTTCTTCAGGCCTAAGGGGTTATAATTCTACCAGTTGTTCAAAAATTGAATTATCAATAACCATGCTATACACTTAAGCTAGCTAATGGAAAAATAACGGAGTCCAACATGAAAGGAATATTATTGTTACCTGCCGCTCTTTGTTTAACCGCATGTGGTTATATTCCAACCACAGACTATGTAAATACCGTCTATACCCCTTCCAGCTGTTGTAATGCGGTTGTTGTAAAACCCGTGCCTGTACGTAATTGTTGCACAAAAGTGATTAAACGGCCTGTCGTAAAAACCAACTGCTGTACCAGTGCCGTTGTGGTTCGCCGCCCGGTTGTGACTAATACTTGTTGCTCGCCTGTACAAACCACAAACTATGAAGAGGTGACTGTGGTCAATGAAGCGCCTGTTGAGGTTACTCCTGCTGTTTATGAGATGTATTGATAGGCTTTTAGAATTGAATCCCGGTTGTGAGAGCGACCGGGAATTTTTATTTAATCCCTTTCTCGCTTCAATAACTGATAGCTGTCATAAACCACTTTTTCAATGATATCGGTATCGAATGAATTGGTGAGTATGATAATAATCAACTGCTCTCTCGGAAAATAATAAAACTCTCCCTGAAAACCTGACGTGGCCCCATTGTGAGTCCAGGCCCATTCATCGCCAATCTGCTCCCGATAAATGCCTAGTCCATAGTCGTCTTTTGTGGTTAACATGTTCTCTAAAGAGTTTGGAGAAAGTAGATTTTTATCTCTGAGCAGGGCAGCTACAAACTGTTCCAAATCATTGGCCGTGCTAATCATGCCGCTATCCCCAAGACCAAAACCATCATTAAGATAGGTCACATCAATGAGTTGTTTCTCTGCCAGTGTATAGCCCCGGGTAATTAAGCGAAGGGTGTCGTTGTCCGTTTGTTCCACATAGCTATCCTTCATGTGGAGCGGCGTCAGAATTTGTTCTCTGAATAAATCCGCATAGGAGTGGGCGGTCAGCTTCTCAACAATTAACTGTAGTAATAAATAATTGGTATTACTGTATTCGTAAGAACTGTCGGGACTGAATTTGGGCTTTTCATCATATATAAGCCTGATGAGCATTTCGGGTTTCCATTGTTGGCCGACCATTTTTTCAATCAGACGATAATAACTATCGTATTCAACATAATTCGGTATGCCGCTTCGCATCTGCATTAGATTTTTCACTGTCAACAGGCGGCCGTTCGGAATGCGATCAATGTCAACGCTATTGGGAAGAAGTGTGGAAATTTTGCTATCAAGGCTTAGTTTTCCCTCCTCAATCAGCTTTAGCAAGCTGACTGCCAAAAAAGTCTTGCTAATGCTGCCAATACGAAAATTGTTACTGGTTTTCATAGCCTGGCCGGTCTGATAATTGGATTGACCTGCCGCAATAACCAGCAAACCTGTTTCTGGGCTGGAAACAAGCAAAACGGCGCCAGGAGTTGTGGAGTTAAGATTTTTATTCAGAATATGCTGAAGCCGGGATTCGATTGGGCCTCTGGAAAAAGCGGCAGAAATCAGTAGAAAAGTTAAGAAGAAAACAAACTGCTGCTTTTTTTGCATGAATTTCCCTGTATATATAAAAAAATAATTGCAAATTTTTTTTTACTGCTATCATTATAACAATATCACATTTATTTTCAGTGACTTGAGATTTTTCCAGTATTTTATTTTGTGCCTGGATGTCTTGCTTTATTAAAAATACATGTTGGGTCATTATCGACCATGTAGTCATGACTAACTATAACCTTTTAATGAGGGCGGTTTGTCACTATGAAACAACTAGAAAAAATCAATAAGCCTGGCAATTTAAATCTTAGAGAAAAAATCCAATCCTTTCTTCATCTGTCTCATCCAGAGAACCAAAAGATTAACAAGTGGCTGAAGCAACTGGATTCCTTACTGGCCAGTGATGAGGATCAGTTTAATAAAGGGTTTAATTATTTTTTTAGCACCACAAGAAAGGATAAGGTCAACAATTATAAGCTAGAGATCAAAATTTTCCTGAGGAAAATGGCCGGGAATAATAATGCTGAAACGCTATACAGCCAATTACTGCAGTTAAAGCTAATGCTGCAGCGCGTAGTTCAGGAGCAGGCTGTACGTCTAGCCAGAACAAAAGCCATACTTAAACTAATTGCAGCCATTGATCATAGAACGGATCAGTTAAGGCAGGAGCGTATGGTTACTCCTAACAAACAAGTAACCCAGGAGAACTCAGCATCCTCTGAGAAAAAAAAACATACAAAAAAAATTATTTCGCAGGCTGTTTTTATAGCTCAGGAATTAAAAAGCAAATTGTTATCAGGAAAAGCGAGTGCGGATAAACAATTGAGGGATTCCAGGAAAGAGGCTTTGGATGAAGCGCTTTTTCAAACGATGAAGATGGAATGTGGCCGGCTTATTAAGTCCATTCAGGAAAAAAATGTAGGGGGTCAGAAAGATCTATTAATGCAACAGTATGCCGATAGGCAGCGGCAACTAATTGATGGCGCAAAATCAATTACTGATATCAGCAAAATTAAAACATGCCTGGATAATGTTCTGAAAAGTTTAAACTCAACTGAATTCCAGGAGATTTGTTTAGCGATCCTCGATTTGCGTAAAGGAGCCCGAAGTTGGTTTGCTATTGGAAAAAATGCCAAAGCAGACAGGATAGAGGACGCTATCCGCAAGGTCTCAGTCGAGCGTAGGGGCGACATGTTTATTAATAATCTGGAGGTGAGGAAAGCATTGGCTTCTCACAGGCATTTTGGCAAGCGAGGCAAAATCTATTTGAACAAAAATACGCAAGACATTGACTTGAAAAAAGCGGCCCGAACATTTATTGAAATAAATAATCGGCTGGAAAAAAACAGAGAAAATTCTGCAGATGTTGATTGCAAGGTTTTCGAGATGGGGCGCTGCTCTTCAGTGTGAGCGAAGATATCAGAAGCTATCTTTGCAATGGTCCTGTTAAATTACATGCGGCCACAGGTTGCATTTCAACGTCAGCTGTCGAAAGCTGCTTTGTTCGGGATTGAGAAAAAAAACCATGTTCTCTGATGTTTGAAACGCTTGCAGAGGATAGCTCTTTTCGATTTAGCCAGTGAACGACCGCTTTAACATCTGGTGTGTTATTCTGCGTTTCGGTAAGTCCTGCCAACTTCAGGCAGGCACCTAAATCCAGAATCAGACCGACAGAGTAATTACCTGTCAGGAAAGAATGCAGATACATTAGTTGTTCAAAGGTTTCTGCCTCAGTTTTAATTTGATATAAATTGGGTTTGTCAGCAATACTTTTTGCTGCATTATACAAGGCCACGGCAGTAATTAAACAGCATCCCGCAATCACTAGCACTTTAATCACATCACGGGGTTTATTGCTAATATGCCGGTAAACATCTTTAATGATCTGCTGGAAAAAATTGTTGCTGGACATAAATGCAACGATAGCGGCAGTTAATCCGGGAATAAATGAAACACTTAGTTTAACAATATATTTTAAGTCATCGACTGTGCAGCGTTCGCTAAGTGCCTGACAGAAAAGTTTAAATCCATCGAAACCAGCCTGGCTGATTAACAAGAAAAAGGAAATACTGAAAAAGCCGGAAACTCCTGCGGGAATACAGGATTTAAAGCAATCCATAGCTCTTGCGAGAACTCCTGGTTTATAAAAATGTGATTCGCCGACATCCAGGACTGCTAACTCCTGCTGATAGATTCGTTTT from Legionella quinlivanii encodes:
- a CDS encoding serine hydrolase domain-containing protein, with protein sequence MQKKQQFVFFLTFLLISAAFSRGPIESRLQHILNKNLNSTTPGAVLLVSSPETGLLVIAAGQSNYQTGQAMKTSNNFRIGSISKTFLAVSLLKLIEEGKLSLDSKISTLLPNSVDIDRIPNGRLLTVKNLMQMRSGIPNYVEYDSYYRLIEKMVGQQWKPEMLIRLIYDEKPKFSPDSSYEYSNTNYLLLQLIVEKLTAHSYADLFREQILTPLHMKDSYVEQTDNDTLRLITRGYTLAEKQLIDVTYLNDGFGLGDSGMISTANDLEQFVAALLRDKNLLSPNSLENMLTTKDDYGLGIYREQIGDEWAWTHNGATSGFQGEFYYFPREQLIIIILTNSFDTDIIEKVVYDSYQLLKRERD